Proteins from a genomic interval of Streptomyces fodineus:
- a CDS encoding peptidoglycan D,D-transpeptidase FtsI family protein, which produces MNKPLRRIAIFCGLLVLALLIRDNYLQYVKAEQLASEKDNRRVAIQRYAHPRGDIIVDGNPITGSVVSKSGDFKYKRTYKNGPMWSPVTGYSSQAFDSSQLEKIDDGILSGNDDRLFFRKTLDMITGKPQLGGNVVTTLNASAQKAAYDGLAKQGGKGAVVALEPSTGKILALASYPSYDPSSFAGYSDNDAKAWNSLKSSKADPMLNRALRETYPPGSTFKVVTAAAALENGLYKSADEQTNSPLPWTMPGTTTQLKNEGNIPCKNANLRTALQFSCNTVFGKIGSDLGNDKMLTEAKKFGFDAEQFTPVRTNASVFSDNMNQSQTALSSIGQYNTAATPLQMAMVASAVANDGKLMKPYMVDKLQGPNLDTVAQTEPQEMSRPLSSQNAQILQDMMQTVVEKGTGTNAKIDGVTVGGKTGTAQHGVANSANPYAWFISYAKLPDGSSPVAVAVVIEDGSANRDDISGGGLAAPIAKNVMEAVIKSKK; this is translated from the coding sequence ATGAACAAACCCCTGCGCCGGATCGCGATCTTCTGCGGCCTCCTCGTACTGGCCCTGCTGATCCGCGACAACTACCTCCAGTACGTCAAGGCCGAGCAGCTGGCGAGCGAGAAGGACAACCGCCGGGTCGCCATCCAGCGCTACGCGCACCCGCGCGGCGACATCATCGTCGACGGCAACCCGATAACCGGCTCCGTCGTCTCCAAGAGCGGCGACTTCAAGTACAAGCGCACGTACAAGAACGGGCCCATGTGGTCCCCGGTCACCGGCTACTCCTCGCAGGCCTTCGACAGCAGCCAGCTGGAGAAGATCGACGACGGCATCCTCTCCGGCAACGACGACCGGCTCTTCTTCCGCAAGACCCTCGACATGATCACGGGGAAGCCGCAGCTGGGCGGCAACGTCGTCACCACGCTGAACGCGTCCGCGCAGAAGGCGGCGTACGACGGGCTGGCCAAGCAGGGCGGCAAGGGCGCGGTCGTCGCCCTGGAGCCGTCCACCGGCAAGATCCTGGCGCTGGCCTCCTACCCGTCGTACGACCCCTCGTCCTTCGCGGGGTACTCCGACAACGACGCCAAGGCCTGGAACAGCCTCAAGAGCAGCAAGGCCGATCCGATGCTGAACCGGGCGCTGCGCGAGACCTACCCGCCGGGCTCCACGTTCAAGGTGGTCACCGCCGCGGCGGCGCTGGAGAACGGGCTGTACAAGTCGGCCGACGAGCAGACGAACTCGCCGCTGCCGTGGACCATGCCGGGCACGACGACGCAGCTGAAGAACGAGGGCAACATCCCCTGCAAGAACGCCAACCTGCGCACGGCGCTGCAGTTCTCCTGCAACACGGTCTTCGGCAAGATCGGCTCCGACCTCGGCAACGACAAGATGCTGACCGAGGCGAAGAAGTTCGGCTTCGACGCCGAGCAGTTCACCCCGGTCCGCACCAACGCGTCGGTGTTCTCCGACAACATGAACCAGTCGCAGACCGCGCTGTCCTCCATCGGCCAGTACAACACCGCCGCGACCCCGCTGCAGATGGCCATGGTCGCCTCGGCGGTCGCCAATGACGGCAAGCTGATGAAGCCGTACATGGTGGACAAGCTCCAGGGGCCCAACCTCGACACGGTCGCGCAGACCGAGCCGCAGGAGATGAGCCGCCCGCTGTCCTCGCAGAACGCACAGATCCTGCAGGACATGATGCAGACGGTGGTCGAGAAGGGCACCGGTACGAACGCCAAGATCGACGGCGTCACGGTCGGCGGCAAGACCGGTACCGCGCAGCACGGTGTGGCGAACAGCGCCAACCCGTACGCGTGGTTCATCTCCTACGCCAAGCTGCCCGACGGCAGCTCGCCGGTCGCCGTGGCCGTGGTGATCGAGGACGGCAGCGCCAACCGCGACGACATCTCCGGTGGCGGCCTGGCCGCGCCGATCGCGAAGAACGTCATGGAGGCGGTCATCAAGTCCAAGAAGTGA
- a CDS encoding class E sortase: MAATADDTEEHTDASEPSPAPRGRRPGRIAMAVSVFGELLITAGLLLALFVVYSLWWTNVIADRKADKEAATVRRHWAHAADSGPGALDTKDGIGFLHVPSMKNGVVLVEKGTGTDVLNDGVAGYYTDPLKATLPITGRNGNFTLAAHRDGHGAKFHNIDKVKQGDPIVFETRDDWYVYKVFSILPETSKYNVKVIAPIPKESGAKKPGHYITLTTCTPVYTSEYRYVVWGELVRVEKVDSKRTPPAELR, encoded by the coding sequence GTGGCAGCGACCGCCGACGACACCGAAGAACACACGGACGCGTCCGAGCCGAGTCCCGCCCCGCGCGGTCGGCGCCCCGGCCGGATAGCGATGGCGGTCAGCGTCTTCGGTGAACTCCTGATCACCGCAGGCCTGTTGCTGGCTCTGTTCGTCGTCTACTCGCTGTGGTGGACGAACGTGATAGCGGACCGCAAAGCAGACAAGGAAGCCGCCACGGTCCGTCGGCACTGGGCCCACGCGGCGGACTCCGGTCCGGGGGCGCTGGACACCAAGGACGGCATCGGCTTCCTGCATGTGCCGTCGATGAAGAACGGCGTGGTCCTGGTCGAGAAGGGCACGGGCACGGACGTCCTCAACGACGGCGTGGCCGGCTACTACACCGACCCGCTCAAGGCCACGCTCCCCATAACCGGCAGGAACGGCAACTTCACCCTCGCCGCCCACCGGGACGGGCACGGGGCGAAGTTCCACAACATCGACAAGGTGAAGCAGGGCGACCCGATCGTCTTCGAGACGCGCGACGACTGGTACGTCTACAAGGTCTTCTCGATCCTCCCGGAGACCTCGAAGTACAACGTCAAGGTCATCGCCCCGATCCCGAAGGAGTCCGGCGCGAAGAAGCCGGGCCACTACATCACCCTGACGACCTGCACGCCGGTGTACACCTCCGAGTACCGCTACGTGGTCTGGGGCGAGCTGGTCCGGGTGGAGAAGGTGGACAGCAAGCGGACGCCTCCGGCGGAGCTGCGCTGA
- a CDS encoding class E sortase — MTALRPERETDASYGDQSYEASGALGDWDAAGAAQQESYGGSYEEPYRPVLDDETMALRMPGPPSAGPESEPIAASAASVAPSGSSATGISVGGRAARRKAARRRGGRHGGGRETTPSGAPPGRAESGRPLTRVEARRQARLRKPSPAVLVSRAIGEVFITTGVLMLLFVTYQLWWTNVRAHAQAGSETHQLQDDWASGKRNPGVFAPGQGFAILHIPKLDVVAPIAEGVSNAKVLDKGMVGHYGEPPLKTAMPDAKTGNFGLAAHRNTHGEPFRYINKLKAGDVVVVETQDTYYVYKVASMLPVTSPSNTSVLDPVPRGSGFTRPGRYITLTTCTPEFTSKYRLIVWGKMVEERPRSKGKPDALIEQG; from the coding sequence GTGACCGCGCTGCGCCCGGAGCGCGAGACCGATGCCTCGTACGGGGATCAGTCGTACGAGGCTTCTGGCGCGTTGGGGGACTGGGACGCGGCGGGTGCGGCGCAGCAGGAGTCGTACGGCGGGTCGTACGAAGAACCCTATCGGCCCGTCCTGGACGACGAGACGATGGCGCTGCGGATGCCCGGTCCGCCCTCTGCGGGCCCGGAGAGCGAGCCTATAGCCGCCTCTGCGGCCTCTGTGGCCCCTTCTGGCTCCTCCGCCACCGGGATTTCGGTCGGGGGCCGTGCAGCCCGCAGAAAGGCCGCCAGGCGGCGCGGTGGGCGGCATGGCGGCGGCCGGGAGACGACGCCCTCCGGGGCACCGCCCGGGCGGGCGGAGTCCGGCCGGCCGCTGACCCGGGTGGAGGCGCGGCGGCAGGCGCGGCTGCGCAAGCCGAGTCCGGCCGTCCTCGTGAGCCGGGCGATCGGCGAGGTGTTCATCACCACCGGCGTGCTGATGCTGCTGTTCGTCACCTACCAGCTGTGGTGGACCAACGTCCGCGCCCACGCGCAGGCGGGCAGCGAGACGCACCAGCTCCAGGACGACTGGGCCAGCGGCAAGCGCAACCCGGGTGTCTTCGCGCCGGGGCAGGGCTTCGCCATCCTGCACATCCCCAAGCTGGACGTGGTCGCACCGATCGCGGAGGGCGTCAGCAACGCCAAGGTGCTCGACAAGGGCATGGTCGGGCACTACGGCGAGCCTCCGCTGAAGACCGCGATGCCCGATGCGAAGACCGGCAACTTCGGGCTGGCCGCGCATCGCAACACCCACGGGGAACCGTTCCGGTACATCAACAAGCTCAAGGCCGGCGACGTGGTCGTGGTGGAGACGCAGGACACGTACTACGTCTACAAGGTGGCGTCGATGCTGCCGGTGACCTCGCCGTCGAACACGAGTGTGCTGGACCCCGTCCCGAGGGGATCGGGTTTCACCCGGCCCGGCCGCTACATCACCCTCACCACCTGCACGCCGGAGTTCACCAGCAAGTACCGGCTGATCGTCTGGGGCAAGATGGTCGAGGAACGCCCGCGCAGCAAGGGCAAGCCGGACGCGCTCATCGAGCAGGGCTGA
- a CDS encoding aminodeoxychorismate/anthranilate synthase component II has product MSARILVVDNYDSFVFNIVQYLYQLGAECEVLRNDEVSTAHAQDGFDGVLLSPGPGTPQEAGVCVDMVRHCAATGVPVFGVCLGMQSMQVAYGGVVDRAPELLHGKTSLVEHEGKGVFAGLPSPFTATRYHSLAAEPATVPAELEVTARTHDGIVMGLRHRELRVEGVQFHPESVLTEHGHRMLANWLAECGDEGAVARSTGLAPVVGRATA; this is encoded by the coding sequence GTGAGCGCGCGGATTCTCGTCGTCGACAACTACGACAGCTTCGTCTTCAACATCGTCCAGTACCTCTACCAGCTGGGCGCCGAGTGCGAGGTACTGCGCAACGACGAGGTGTCGACCGCGCATGCCCAGGACGGCTTCGACGGTGTGCTGCTCTCGCCCGGGCCGGGCACTCCGCAGGAGGCGGGCGTGTGCGTGGACATGGTCCGCCACTGCGCGGCCACCGGGGTGCCGGTCTTCGGAGTGTGCCTCGGCATGCAGTCGATGCAGGTGGCGTACGGCGGTGTGGTGGACCGGGCGCCCGAGCTGCTGCACGGCAAGACCTCGCTGGTCGAGCACGAGGGCAAGGGTGTCTTCGCGGGCCTGCCCTCCCCCTTCACGGCGACCCGCTACCACTCCCTGGCCGCCGAGCCGGCGACGGTCCCGGCCGAGCTGGAGGTGACCGCCCGCACGCACGACGGCATCGTCATGGGCCTGCGTCACCGTGAACTCCGGGTCGAGGGCGTGCAGTTCCACCCCGAGTCGGTGCTGACCGAGCACGGGCACCGGATGCTGGCCAACTGGCTGGCGGAGTGCGGCGACGAGGGTGCCGTGGCGAGGTCGACGGGGCTCGCCCCGGTGGTGGGCAGGGCCACGGCGTGA
- a CDS encoding class E sortase, whose translation MRVIVRTVSELCITVGTLIVLFVAYVLFWTGLRADGAMNDQIDQLHRQWSKGNMQPTARADTPGEQTVTVTKPAPYDYGKAFAIMYIPRLGFTWNKPVLEGTGRDVLAKGLAHYAGTAQLGQEGNFAVAGHRRTYGDPFLDFPELRPGDAVVLTDGTTWFTYRIDKGPYKTVPTDVEVIEPVPRKSGYTRPGRYLTLTTCDPEWGHSHRLIVWAHLDSTQSVEAGEPKALRR comes from the coding sequence GTGCGCGTGATCGTCCGGACCGTCAGCGAGCTGTGCATCACCGTCGGCACCCTGATCGTGCTCTTCGTCGCCTATGTGCTGTTCTGGACGGGGTTGCGGGCCGACGGTGCCATGAACGACCAGATCGACCAGCTGCACCGGCAGTGGTCGAAGGGGAACATGCAGCCGACCGCCCGGGCGGACACCCCGGGTGAGCAGACGGTCACCGTGACGAAACCGGCGCCGTACGACTACGGCAAGGCCTTCGCGATCATGTACATTCCGCGGCTTGGTTTCACGTGGAACAAGCCGGTTCTGGAGGGCACCGGCCGGGATGTGCTGGCCAAGGGCCTCGCCCATTACGCGGGCACCGCGCAGCTGGGCCAGGAGGGCAACTTCGCGGTGGCCGGGCACCGGCGCACGTACGGCGACCCGTTCCTGGACTTCCCCGAGCTGCGGCCCGGGGACGCCGTCGTCCTCACGGACGGGACCACCTGGTTCACGTATCGGATCGACAAAGGCCCCTACAAAACCGTGCCGACGGACGTTGAGGTGATCGAACCTGTGCCACGTAAGTCGGGGTATACGCGTCCGGGCCGCTATCTGACGCTGACCACGTGCGATCCGGAATGGGGGCACAGTCACCGGCTGATCGTGTGGGCGCACCTGGACTCCACCCAGTCCGTGGAGGCAGGCGAACCGAAGGCTCTGCGCCGTTAG
- a CDS encoding DUF881 domain-containing protein, translating to MSNSADSPGTQSTGSGPGRRLRVRPVRMLTAAVFALAGLIFFTSFNTAKGTDIRQDGSLLKLSDLIQQRSHKNKGLDESNAALRASVESLAESDAGSSKAQDRRLSGLEKNAGTRKLTGRAITVTLNDAPPNATAKLPGYPEPQPDYLVIHQQDLQAVVNALWQGGAQGIKVMDQRLISTSAVRCVGNTLILQGRVYSPPYKITAVGDPGRLQQALAASKAIQTYMVYVNVYGLGWKVTDDGTVTLPGYSGTVDLHYAKPVQ from the coding sequence TTGAGCAATTCTGCCGACTCCCCCGGGACGCAATCAACGGGCTCCGGCCCTGGCCGTCGCCTGCGTGTGCGCCCCGTGCGGATGCTGACGGCCGCCGTCTTCGCCCTCGCGGGGCTGATCTTCTTCACCAGCTTCAACACGGCCAAGGGCACCGACATCCGCCAGGACGGCTCCCTGCTGAAGCTGTCCGACCTGATCCAGCAGCGCAGCCATAAGAACAAGGGGCTGGACGAGTCCAACGCGGCCCTGCGCGCGAGTGTGGAGTCGCTCGCCGAGAGCGACGCCGGCAGCAGCAAGGCGCAGGACCGCAGGCTCAGCGGGCTGGAGAAGAACGCCGGCACCCGGAAACTCACCGGCCGGGCCATCACCGTCACGCTCAACGACGCCCCGCCCAACGCCACCGCCAAGCTCCCCGGCTATCCGGAGCCGCAGCCCGACTACCTGGTCATCCACCAGCAGGACCTGCAAGCCGTGGTGAACGCCCTGTGGCAGGGCGGCGCCCAGGGCATCAAGGTCATGGACCAGCGGCTGATCTCCACCAGCGCGGTGCGCTGTGTCGGCAACACCCTGATCCTCCAGGGCCGGGTCTACTCACCGCCGTACAAGATCACCGCGGTGGGGGACCCGGGCAGGCTGCAGCAGGCGCTGGCGGCGAGCAAGGCGATCCAGACCTACATGGTGTACGTCAACGTCTACGGCCTCGGCTGGAAAGTCACCGACGACGGGACGGTGACTCTTCCCGGTTACTCGGGCACAGTGGATCTGCACTACGCCAAGCCCGTGCAGTAG